Sequence from the Prionailurus bengalensis isolate Pbe53 chromosome A3, Fcat_Pben_1.1_paternal_pri, whole genome shotgun sequence genome:
cacccaggcaccccgataaatGAGTTTTTTAcactatatgctatttacaaatatatacatcttATATGGAAATATATGTAGTCTCAAAatgaaaggatgggaaaagatataccatgcaaacacctgtaaaaagaaagctggagtcacTATATCAAAATCCAACAAAGTTAACTTCAGATCATGGAATAATACCAAGGAGAAAAGGCTTGATTTATAAAACAATAATCATATTGTCTTGggttaaaaattatataactaaAATACACAGAATCTATTGTGCATAAGTCAGGAGAGGTGGAATTATAATGCTCTAAATCTTTATAAGGAGGAGAAAGATACTAATTAGATTTTGATAGGTGAGTATGTATGATAAAAtttctatggggcacctgggtggcacatgcagttgagcatccaactgcagctcaggtcatgacctcacagtttgcgacttcgagcctcacactgggctcgctgctgtcagcatagagcccgccttggatcctctgtccccttctctctgcccctgccccaatgcgctttctcccaaaaataaatgaacgttaaaaaaaaatgctaagttaCTGATTAAGTAAATACAGTGTGTGCCTTCCAAACAAGGGATGGGaataaatttaaagtgaaaaatatttagtcAATCAAAAGAAAGGCAAGGAGATTCCAATTCAAGATGGCAATGTAGGAGGATGCTGAACTCACCTCCTTCCACGGCCACACTGACTCTACGGCTACATACAGAACAATTTCCTTGGGCGGGTGAGGTGGGGCGAGGACAGTGTCTAGCTGAACAACTCCTATACATTGGGTGATTGGCGGAAAAAAACACACTGAAGTAGGTAGGAGAGGCTGAGACACAATCTCACCAGGTATCCCACCTCCGGCATGGCAGGCATCTAATTTAACACACATCTAGGGGATTATGCAAATACTCTCCAAAGACCGGGGCCGGTGGGCGCCATATTTGTGCTGTTCCTCTGCCTCACTCAGCTCACCAATATCTCCCAGAAAGGAGCTCATACAGCTTCTGACTCCCCAGGTTTTTACCGCTGCCACCAAGGGGACACCTCTAAACTGCCTGCCTCTATTTGCCAGCAGGGCTTACACTTACAGGTCTCACAggacaaaaacagagaaagatttcTTAACCCACTACCAACACCAGGGCAGAGCGGACTGAGGTGACCGGCCACTCTGTGAAAGGGGTCTATTAGCTTATCTTCAGAGCTGCAGCTCTGAGAGGAACAGGCTGCTAATGAAACACACATCTAAGGGCCAACTGTAACCCTCTCCAGAGACCTCAAGAGAAAGGCACtcatctctgctctctccctctgctactATAGAATACGATGCCCAGAGTGGAATTTACGCACACGTATTGTGCCCTGGTTTTTACATCTGGTGCCCCAGTTTTAATGCCTGCCACCCAGGGGACAATTCTTAATTGCCTGACTCTGATGACCAGCAGGGCTTGCATTCATGGGCCCCATGGGACTGTAATACGTGGAGAGACAGTTCTTGGCTGGCTACCAATCCCGTAGGGCACGATGCAGAGACAACAGACTGAAACACATACCCAGTCTTTCTGTGAAAGAAGCTGATTTCTTACCTTGGAGCTTCTGGTTGGGCAAACACCTAGAGGCCTGTTGAGGTGCTCTCTGGGGACAGAGGCTGGTGGACTCAATCTCTgcacttcccctccctccctccgggtCACAAGTATCTCCAAGGGAGGAGCCTGTGTGCTCACAGGGCCCCTAAATTTTTGCATCTGCCACACAGGGGACATCTCTTAATCATCTGGCTCTGGTAGTcagtggggcttgtgctcacagGGCCTGTAAGACtgttacaaaggaagaaagaatttgtaGCCAGTGACACCCCCTCTGCTGCAGGGAGCAGCGCAGTGACAGCAGACTGAAATGCATCCCCAGTCTTTCTGTGAAAGAGGCCTATTAGCTTCTCTTCACAGCTGTAACCTGAGGGACGAGCTTCTAATTAAACACACATCTAGGGGACAACTACAGCCCTCTCCAGAGACTTGGGAGACCAGCAGGTGCCATCCTCAtgccctccctctgtcctgccccaggCCATCAGTGTCTCCAAGAAAGGACCTGGTGTATGCATCTGTGCCCCAGCTTTTATGTCTGCCACCCAGAGGACACATCCCCTGGTGGCATGGCTCTGGTGACCAGTGAGGCTTGTGCTCATGGGTTCAGTGGGATggtggcaaaaaaagaaaaaagaaacagttctcAAATGGCTATTATCCCAGAGCtaagggcagagggagcagacAGAAATGCCAACTCCCAATCTTCTCCCGGAAAAAGTATATtcacatactttaaaagctgctgcctgaaaGTAAGGCTTCCAATCAGGTGGAACCTAAGTGTTGACTAAGACCCTGCCCTTTGGAACACTGACAGGCCTTGTCACACCTCAACTACTGGCAGCCCCTAAAAATAAAGTAGGCAGCTTGGACAGTCACAATGATTTGAGAGACAACCAAAGCCAGAGTGAGGCTGAACAATAAGATTCATCTCCCTCATGAGGTAAATCATTCAAGATTGGGATACAAATCATTCAAGATTGGGATACAAATCATTCAAGATTGGGAGAAGTGGCTGTTTCATCTAATGCACAGAAACCAACACACGgagtcaaggaaaatgaagaaaccaaggaatatgttccaaacaaaggaatagaataaaacttcagaaaaagacctgagtgaaacagagataagtgaTGTGTCAGATAATGAGTTCAAATTAATggtctgggagcctgggtggctcagtaggttaagcaactgacttcaactcaggacatgatctcgcagtttgtggggttcgagacccacgtcaggctctgtgctgatggctcagagtctggaacctgatttggattctgtgtctccctctctctctgcctctctctctcttaaaaaataaataaacattaaaataataataataataataataataacggtCATAAAGATGATCACCAAGCTCagaagatgaatggatgaacagagTGGAAATTtcaacagagaaatagaaaatataaacaattacagAGTAAAAGTCACAGAGCTTAAGAATACAATAACTGGGGGCAtctgtgtgactcagtcggttgagcatccaactttggctcaagtcatgatctcgaggttcgtgagttcaagccccacattgggcttgctgctgtcagcctgccagcgcagaacccacttcagatcctctgttccctctctctgcccctcccccacttgtgctctcccaaaaaataaataaatatttgttaaaaaaaataatacctaataACTGAATTGAAAAGTACAATGGGTGGGGGGTTGACAGCAGACTAGATGCAGCAGAAGAAAGCATCGGTGACCACAAAGGGCAGTGGAACTCACCCAATCAGagcagcaaaaaaacaaacaaacaaacaaaaaaaaagaatgataaaaagaggagaaaacttaAGGGACTTATAGGATAATATCAAGTGAAccaacattcacattataggggtctcagaaggagaagagacagaaaaaggggcagaaaacttatttgaagaaatcatgACTGAATATTCCCCTAAccttgggaaggaaacagacaagcAGATCCAGGAAGCCCAGGGAGTTCCAAAAAACATGAACCCAAAAAGACCCACCCAGGCACATTATAATTAaagtttcaaattttaaagacaagatgagaatcttaaaagaagcaaaagaaaaacaacttgttacatacaaggACTCACCATATGACAAAATGAGCAgattttttcaacagaaactttacAAGCCAGAACAAAGTGgcacaatatatgtaaagcactgaaagaaaaactgCCAATCAAGACTACTCTACCTGGCAAAACTGTTCTTCAGACTTGATGGAAACATAAAGAGTTTTCTagataagcaaaagctaaaggaattcaaTGCAAGTagaccagccttacaagaaatgttaaagggacttctttaagatGAAATGAAAGGGAACTAATTAGTAACAGGAAAACATGAAGGTATAAATTTCACTGGTAAAAGTATACagtaaaattcagaataatttaaTGTTGTAAAGATGATAGGTTAATTACTtgtaaagctagtatgaaggttaaaaaacaaaagtagcaaAATAACTTATGACTAtattatgaggccagcattactctgataccaaaatcagacaagcatatcataagaaaagaaaattataggccaatatccttaatgaacatagatgcaaaacccCTCAATAAATTATTAGCAAGCCAAATTTCAGCAACACATTAAAActatcatacaccatgatcaagagggatttattccagggatgcaggaTGGTTGAACGTCTGCAAATCAGACGTCATGTGActcaataaaagataaaaaccatacggtcatctcaatagatgcagaaaaagcatttgacaaaattcaacatccatttataatataaactctcaacaaaatggctatagagggaacatacctcaacacaataaaaaccatatatgacaagtccacagctaacatcatgctcaatggAGAAGAGCTGAActcttttcctctaagatcaggaaaaggaCAGAGATGCCCACTCCCACCACCTTTATTTCAACAAAGTATGagaaatcctagccagagcaattaggcaagaaaaagaaattaaaggcatccatgtgagaaaagaaggagaaaaactgTCACTATTGGCACAGGATATATTGTTACACAAAagaccctaaagactctaccaaaaaactggtAAAACTAGTAAGtgattcagtgaagttgcagggCACAAAGTCAATACACAAAACTCGGTTGTGTTTCTAAACATGAATAATGAACtatagagaaatgaagaaaacaatcccatttacaacttcacctaaaagaataaaatagctaggaataaatttaaccaaggaggtgaccTATACTTTCATGACCCATACTGAAAGTATAAGATATTGATGctagaaattgaaggtgacacaaataacagaaagatatttcatgctcatgcatcagaagaattagtattgttaaaacggacatactacccaaagcagtctatagattcagtgcagtccctatcaaaattccaatggaatttttcatagaaatggaacAACCAGCCCTTAAAGTtgaatagaaccacaaaagatcccaaatagccaaaggaactttgagaaagaacaaagctataGGCCTTGTGCTTCCTTTTCTcaaattacattacaaagctatagtaatcaaaacagtatggtcttAGCGTAAACCCAGACCCACAGAAcaatagaacagaagagagagcccagaaataacaCTCACAGATATATAGTTAATTCATTAatgacaaagaagccaagaatatacaataggggaaggacagtctcttcaataaatggtgttgggaaaactgaacagtcaCAAAAGAAttcgcaaaagaatgaaactgtaccactaCCTCACACTGCacacaaaaattcactcaaagttaaagacttgaacataagatcTGACAacataaactcctagaagaaaacataggcagtaagctccctGACATCAGTCTGGGCagtgattttttggatttgacaccaaaagcaaagggaacaaaagcaaaaactaacaaatgggactacattaaaccaaaaaggttctgcacagcaaaggagaccatcaacagaagaaaaaggcagcctaccaaatgggagaaaatatttgcaaatcatgtatctgataaggggttaatatccaaagtatataaagaactcatacaactcaacaacaacataTCTAATTACATATGGATAGAGAATCgatccatttttccaaagaagacacacagagggCCAAGCGGTTCATTAAAAGgtgctcagtatcactaatcaccagggagatgcaaatcaaaatcacaatgaaatatcacttcatgCTTGTTAGAacggctattatcaaaaagacaagaaataacaagtgttggcaaaaatgtgggAAAAACAAGACCCCTAATGCACTTTTGGTAGGAATGCTAATGgatgcaaccactatggaaaacagtatggagagtcctcaaaaaattacaaacagaTCTATcattatgatccagcaattccatttctgggtatttttctgaaagaaacaaCAACATTAACTCAAAGACATACATCTACACCGCCCCCATGTTCATTataccattatttacaatagcaaaacaTCAAAGCAACCTTTagtgtccactgatgaatgaatggataaagaaaatgtagtatatataaaatgggccataagaaagaaaatattgccatttgcaacaacacggatggaccttgagggcattatgctaagtgaattaggtcaagacagagaaagacaaataccatatgatctcacttatatgcagcatctaaaaataaatgaactcatagatacaaagaacagattggtggttgcctagggtggggggagtgaaggggggcaaaatgggtaaagatCATCAAATGATACAAATGTCCAGTTAGAAAATTAGTAAGTCCCAGGGATATAATGTAccacatggtgactacagttaataatattatattgtatatttgaaagttgcaagacagtaaatcttaaaagtgcggtgatggatgttaactagacttactgtcagaatcatttcacaatatatacaaatatcaaatcattacgttgaacacttgaaacaaatatgttatatgtcaattatatctcaataaaaaagttCAAGTTatgccaaggggcgcctgggtggctcagttggttaagcaactgactcttgatctcggctcaggtcatggcctcacggttggtgagattgagccccacatcaggatctgtgctgacagcacaaagcctgcttgggattctctccctctctgtctctgcccctcccctgctagctcgttctcattctctctcaaaataaataatttctttttaagttatgcCAAGAGCTGCCTCCAACAAACTCCTTCAACATACATACACCGAATTATCACGGTAATCCAGTGCCCATGCTAACCGGTGGAGATGCCAGTACTCATATCTTATATGTCTTATGTTTCCCGCAGGATCAAGAGCAGAAGTATGTTGCACAAAAGCGTTCAGGAAAGCTGTTCTCAGACAGAATCAGTGAAAATACAACTGCTGTGAGCCGTGGCTGCACTTCACTGCTCACGGCCTCAGGCTATGAAGAGGCCAATAAAGGCTGGAGCCCAAGAACTCCAACCCAGATCGAAGGCTTCCTCTCCGGCACCCAGCCATGAAGCTCCTTTTTCCTATCTTTGCCAGCCTCATGCTACAGTACCAGGTGAACACAGGTAATGTGGAATCATGGGATTAAAAGGGGTCGTGTGAGGAAGCAGGGATTTGGCTGTCCATGACAATGGGAACCCAAGAAATGCTGACAGATGAGATGCCCAAACAGATGGCTGAAGAGTTTGCCTATTGCCTCAGTCATGCACGGTCCCCCATACATCCCCATAGGCCCCAATCCTAGACTCTGCTGATAGGGATATACGCAGAGCTACAGGAAAGCAGgctgttttctgtgtgtgctcAGAAACTATCCAACATATAAAGGCTGCCTTCCTGCCCTCTACATAGCTATCATCTGGGACTCAGCCAGGTCTACCTCATTTTTGCTCTATTTCTAATTTAAACCATCTTTTGAAGCAAATGTTCTTATCAGTTTATACTCTGGTGTAATACGAAGTCCCTTCCCTTGTGCTCAAAACATCTCCTCTAAGGATCCAGTAAAAAGGTCTCTGTTCTCCGTCTCAACTTTTTCAGATTCGTAAAgtttcctcccttttctcaggCTTTGTCTTCTCGGAAACTGCCAAATCACTCATCAGGGCATCTAGGAAAGCATTGTGGCAAAATGCTAAACCAGAGGACTGAGTGTTGTTTTTTCGAAAGAAAAGAGAAGCGTTAAGACTTGTTTCAGAAAACAAGAATCACCCAGATATTTAGAAAAACTGGCAATGGGTCAGGGAAGGGAAAGTGAAAGAGTCAagatatttctaatgtttttaccTTGGGACCTTAAGAGAAGTAACATAAGCAGGTATGGCCGTGTTGTCTTGGGTAAAGTCATTTAGCCACTTTGAGCCTCAGATTCCACATGAGTATAGCAGGTTAACCCATGCACCTGCTTGAAATATACGAAGTTTACTGTTTTGTCTCTGGAGAGAAAGGGTGTTGAAATGTATGTGAACATTAGGTACTACATAAGCCTCTTACTATTTATGGAAAATCAGTTGAATTGGTAAGATTATAGAGCAAGGGAGAACTTTCCTGAGTCAGAAAAAAAGGTGAAGACattgggacaaaaaaaaaaaaaaatcaggtgaagATGAGATTCTAAACAAAGCAGAGAATGTAGGGCTATAGATAACCATGTGGGAGTTACCTTGGTAGATATGAGACTATGGCTATGATTAGGAATAAGGGACATTATCTGAGGGACAGAATGTCCAGAGAGGCTGAAAATGATGAACACTACGCCCGAGGAACCACAGGTCAAGCAAGAGTCAAGGAGAGTGAAGTCATGGACCACTGGGTTTGGCAAGAGGTCAGCTCTCCTGAAAGTCCTATTGCTGtcttttgaaattctttcttGGATTAGCTTTATGACAGATTTTGCTCTTGTAGGTATTTCCTAGGATCAGGAGGAGAGACAGTGATGCCCTGTAAGTGTCTAAGATACTAAGTGGGGGGGGTCTAACATCATATCctggcggtgcctgggtggttcagtcggttaaacgtctgactcttggtttcagctcaggtcatgatctcatggttggtgggttcaagccccataggggactctgtgctgacagcaaggagcctgcttgggattctctctccctccctctctgtccctcccctgctcatgctctctctctgaaatacataaactttaaaaaataaattataaataaataaataaataaataaataaataaataaaatagtatgctAAAGCAAAAAGTtgtgtttcccttttctcccttcctctatgtGCCCTAGATTTTTGGATTTCAGGGGTGTACAGAGACTTTCTTAGCTTGCCAGGTACTTTCATCAACATCCCTAAGCCTGCATTTAAAACTTAGcattaataggggcacctgggtggctcagtcggttaagtggccgacctcggctcagggcatgatctcacagttcgtgagttcgagcccccgcgtcgggctcctgtgctgacaggtcggagtctggagcctgctttggattctgtgtcgccctctctctctgtccctcccttgctcacagtctgtctctctctcccaaaaataataaaacaaaacatttttttaaaaaacttagcaTTAATAAACAACCAACCTCTTACTCTATTCCTCTCCCTCCAACAGTCTCAATATCATATGTAGCTATTAACCTTAGCTCaatggtttcttcttttctttgtgcaGAGTACTTTGGCTTGAGAAGATGTCTAATGGGTTTTGGGAGATGCAAAGACTACTGTGCCGTAGGTGAAACAGAGATACAGAAAtgcaagaagagaaaatgttgcATTGGACAGAAAGTGGTTCAAATGATAAGAAACTACATGCAAAATGCAATGTCCCACACACTTGAAGGGAACTCCCAAGAACACCTACAAGTTACCAAGAATTCTGATGCTTCGATACAAACAAAATACCAAATTTTATCTCTTCTCCCCAGAACCAAAAGCATCAACCCTTTTGCCAACGTCCACCCCCTCCTCATCCCAAATGCCACCACTGTAAACTCAGCCATCACCAACCCTACGACCTCATGCAAGATCACATACACTGCAATTTCTGCCAAGAACAACACCACAGAAAGCAGAGATTCGGCCAGTGACTCCTCACCACCAGCACCACCGCCATAGACACTCTCAACACCATGACTGGAGCCGGAGGAAGCAGATGAGCAGAGGAGTCTTTCCCTTAAAACACcaggttctggggcgcctgggtggcgcagtcggttaagcgtccgacttcagccaggtcacgatctcgcggtccatgagttcgagccccgcgtcaggctctgggctgatggctcagagcctggagcctgcttccgattctgtgtctccctctctcgctgctcctcccccgttcatgctctgtctctctctgtccccccaaaaaataaataaacgttgaaaaaaaaaacaccaggtTCCTCTCCATCTTTGCTGGCTGTAAAATGAAACGCAGGACTGTTTCCTCAGTCAttagtcattcaataaataccgTTCAATCACCTACAGTTTACATAATGTTATCGTTCTCACGGAAACCTCACAGAGGAAACAGAGCTAGAGAGGAGTGGAATTTTAGTTTGCACGCCCGGGAGAACGTGAGCACTGAACTTGGCTCACGGATAGCCCAGATTAGGCCTCTGTAACAAGGATTTATGGTTCTCATCTGATGCGCCTTTCTTGAGGtaacaggacaaaaaaaaaatatatcgtcattattttcttttttcataggtTTTTTAGAAAAGGCCCATATGCAAGACAGAATGTGGGCAGACTAAGTCTACCTT
This genomic interval carries:
- the DEFB129 gene encoding beta-defensin 129, translated to MKLLFPIFASLMLQYQVNTEYFGLRRCLMGFGRCKDYCAVGETEIQKCKKRKCCIGQKVVQMIRNYMQNAMSHTLEGNSQEHLQVTKNSDASIQTKYQILSLLPRTKSINPFANVHPLLIPNATTVNSAITNPTTSCKITYTAISAKNNTTESRDSASDSSPPAPPP